From one Erinaceus europaeus chromosome 4, mEriEur2.1, whole genome shotgun sequence genomic stretch:
- the TUBB gene encoding tubulin beta chain isoform X1 has protein sequence MREIVHIQAGQCGNQIGAKFWEVISDEHGIDPTGTYHGDSDLQLDRISVYYNEATGGKYVPRAILVDLEPGTMDSVRSGPFGQIFRPDNFVFGQSGAGNNWAKGHYTEGAELVDSVLDVVRKEAESCDCLQGFQLTHSLGGGTGSGMGTLLISKIREEYPDRIMNTFSVVPSPKVSDTVVEPYNATLSVHQLVENTDETYCIDNEALYDICFRTLKLTTPTYGDLNHLVSATMSGVTTCLRFPGQLNADLRKLAVNMVPFPRLHFFMPGFAPLTSRGSQQYRALTVPELTQQVFDAKNMMAACDPRHGRYLTVAAVFRGRMSMKEVDEQMLNVQNKNSSYFVEWIPNNVKTAVCDIPPRGLKMAVTFIGNSTAIQELFKRISEQFTAMFRRKAFLHWYTGEGMDEMEFTEAESNMNDLVSEYQQYQDATAEEEEDFGEEAEEEA, from the exons ATGAGGGAAATCGTGCACATCCAGGCCGGTCAGTGTGGCAACCAGATCGGTGCTAAG TTCTGGGAGGTGATCAGTGATGAGCATGGCATCGATCCTACCGGCACCTATCACGGGGACAGCGACCTGCAGCTGGACCGCATTTCTGTGTATTACAATGAAGCCACAG GTGGCAAATATGTTCCTCGTGCTATCTTGGTGGATCTAgaacctgggaccatggactCTGTTCGCTCAGGTCCTTTTGGTCAAATCTTCAGACCAGACAACTTTGTTTTTG GTCAGTCTGGGGCAGGCAACAACTGGGCCAAAGGCCACTATACTGAAGGAGCTGAGCTGGTCGACTCTGTCCTGGATGTGGTACGAAAGGAAGCAGAGAGCTGTGACTGCCTCCAGGGCTTCCAGCTGACCCACTCACTGGGTGGGGGCACAGGCTCTGGAATGGGCACCCTACTTATCAGCAAGATCAGAGAAGAGTACCCTGACAGAATCATGAATACCTTCAGTGTGGTTCCCTCACCTAAAGTGTCTGACACTGTAGTTGAGCCCTACAATGCCACCCTCTCTGTTCATCAGTTAGTAGAGAACACTGATGAAACCTACTGTATTGACAACGAGGCCCTTTATGATATCTGCTTCCGCACCCTCAAGCTGACCACTCCAACCTACGGAGACCTGAACCACCTCGTCTCAGCCACCATGAGCGGTGTCACCACCTGCCTCCGCTTCCCTGGCCAGCTCAATGCTGACCTCCGCAAGCTGGCAGTCAACATGGTGCCCTTCCCTCGTCTCCACTTCTTCATGCCTGGCTTTGCCCCCCTCACCAGCCGTGGAAGCCAGCAATATCGGGCTCTCACTGTGCCCGAACTCACCCAGCAGGTCTTTGATGCCAAGAATATGATGGCTGCCTGTGATCCTCGCCATGGTCGCTACCTCACTGTGGCTGCTGTCTTCCGTGGGCGGATGTCCATGAAGGAGGTAGATGAGCAGATGCTTAACGTGCAGAATAAGAATAGCAGCTACTTCGTGGAATGGATCCCCAACAACGTCAAGACAGCTGTCTGTGACATCCCACCCCGTGGCCTCAAGATGGCAGTCACCTTCATCGGcaatagcacagctatccaggAGCTCTTCAAGCGCATCTCAGAGCAGTTCACTGCCATGTTCCGCAGGAAGGCCTTCCTCCACTGGTACACAGGTGAGGGCATGGACGAGATGGAGTTCACTGAGGCTGAGAGCAACATGAACGACCTCGTCTCTGAGTACCAGCAGTACCAAGATGCTACcgcagaagaggaggaagatttCGGTGAGGAGGCTGAAGAGGAGGCCTAA
- the TUBB gene encoding tubulin beta chain isoform X2, which produces MDSVRSGPFGQIFRPDNFVFGQSGAGNNWAKGHYTEGAELVDSVLDVVRKEAESCDCLQGFQLTHSLGGGTGSGMGTLLISKIREEYPDRIMNTFSVVPSPKVSDTVVEPYNATLSVHQLVENTDETYCIDNEALYDICFRTLKLTTPTYGDLNHLVSATMSGVTTCLRFPGQLNADLRKLAVNMVPFPRLHFFMPGFAPLTSRGSQQYRALTVPELTQQVFDAKNMMAACDPRHGRYLTVAAVFRGRMSMKEVDEQMLNVQNKNSSYFVEWIPNNVKTAVCDIPPRGLKMAVTFIGNSTAIQELFKRISEQFTAMFRRKAFLHWYTGEGMDEMEFTEAESNMNDLVSEYQQYQDATAEEEEDFGEEAEEEA; this is translated from the exons atggactCTGTTCGCTCAGGTCCTTTTGGTCAAATCTTCAGACCAGACAACTTTGTTTTTG GTCAGTCTGGGGCAGGCAACAACTGGGCCAAAGGCCACTATACTGAAGGAGCTGAGCTGGTCGACTCTGTCCTGGATGTGGTACGAAAGGAAGCAGAGAGCTGTGACTGCCTCCAGGGCTTCCAGCTGACCCACTCACTGGGTGGGGGCACAGGCTCTGGAATGGGCACCCTACTTATCAGCAAGATCAGAGAAGAGTACCCTGACAGAATCATGAATACCTTCAGTGTGGTTCCCTCACCTAAAGTGTCTGACACTGTAGTTGAGCCCTACAATGCCACCCTCTCTGTTCATCAGTTAGTAGAGAACACTGATGAAACCTACTGTATTGACAACGAGGCCCTTTATGATATCTGCTTCCGCACCCTCAAGCTGACCACTCCAACCTACGGAGACCTGAACCACCTCGTCTCAGCCACCATGAGCGGTGTCACCACCTGCCTCCGCTTCCCTGGCCAGCTCAATGCTGACCTCCGCAAGCTGGCAGTCAACATGGTGCCCTTCCCTCGTCTCCACTTCTTCATGCCTGGCTTTGCCCCCCTCACCAGCCGTGGAAGCCAGCAATATCGGGCTCTCACTGTGCCCGAACTCACCCAGCAGGTCTTTGATGCCAAGAATATGATGGCTGCCTGTGATCCTCGCCATGGTCGCTACCTCACTGTGGCTGCTGTCTTCCGTGGGCGGATGTCCATGAAGGAGGTAGATGAGCAGATGCTTAACGTGCAGAATAAGAATAGCAGCTACTTCGTGGAATGGATCCCCAACAACGTCAAGACAGCTGTCTGTGACATCCCACCCCGTGGCCTCAAGATGGCAGTCACCTTCATCGGcaatagcacagctatccaggAGCTCTTCAAGCGCATCTCAGAGCAGTTCACTGCCATGTTCCGCAGGAAGGCCTTCCTCCACTGGTACACAGGTGAGGGCATGGACGAGATGGAGTTCACTGAGGCTGAGAGCAACATGAACGACCTCGTCTCTGAGTACCAGCAGTACCAAGATGCTACcgcagaagaggaggaagatttCGGTGAGGAGGCTGAAGAGGAGGCCTAA
- the FLOT1 gene encoding flotillin-1 isoform X2 encodes MLAAACQMFLGKTEAEIAHIALETLEGHQRAIMAHMTVEEIYKDRQKFSEQVFKVASSDLVNMGISVVSYTLKDIHDDQDYLHSLGKARTAQVQKDARIGEAEAKRDAGIREAKAKQEKVSAQYLSEIEMAKAQRDYELKKAAYDIEVNTRRAQADLAYQLQVAKTKQQIEEQRVQVQVVERAQQVAVQEQEIARREKELEARVRKPAEAERYKLERLAEAEKSQLIMQAEAEAEAVRMRGEAEAFAIGARARAEAEQMAKKAEAFQMYQEAAQLDMLLEKLPQVAEEISGPLTSANKITLVSSGSGTVGASKVTGEVLDILSRLPESVERLTGISISQVNHKPLRTA; translated from the exons ATGCTGGCAGCCGCCTGCCAGATGTTCCTGGGGAAGACAGAAGCTGAGATTGCCCACATTGCACTGGAGACTCTGGAGGGTCACCAGAGAGCTATCATGGCTCACATGACTGTGGAG GAAATCTATAAGGACAGGCAAAAATTCTCAGAGCAAGTTTTCAAAGTAGCTTCCTCAGACCTGGTCAACATGGGCATCAGTGTGGTTAGCTACACCCTGAAAGACATTCACGATGATCAG GACTATTTGCATTCATTGGGGAAAGCTCGAACAGCTCAGGTCCAAAAAGATGCTCGGATTGGAGAAGCGGAGGCCAAGAGAGATGCTGGGATCCGG GAGGCCAAAGCCAAACAAGAAAAAGTGTCTGCACAATACCTTAGTGAGATCGAGATGGCCAAAGCTCAGAGGGACTACGAGCTAAAGAAGGCTGCGTATGACATCGAGGTCAACACCCGCAGAGCACAGGCTGACCTGGCTTATCAGCTTCAG GTGGCCAAGACTAAGCAGCAGATAGAGGAGCAGCGAGTACAGGTGCAGGTGGTGGAGCGGGCCCAACAGGTGGCAGTGCAGGAGCAGGAGATTGCCCGCCGAGAAAAGGAGCTGGAGGCCCGAGTTAGGAAACCAGCAGAAGCCGAACGCTACAAACTGGAACGCCTAGCTGAGGCAGAGAA ATCCCAGCTGATCATGCAGGCAGAGGCAGAAGCTGAGGCTGTGCGG ATGCGAGGTGAAGCTGAGGCCTTTGCCATAGGAGCCCGGGCCCGAGCTGAGGCCGAACAGATGGCCAAGAAGGCAGAGGCATTCCAGATGTACCAGGAGGCGGCTCAGCTGGACATGCTGCTAGAGAAACTCCCCCAG GTGGCAGAGGAGATCAGTGGTCCCTTGACCTCAGCCAACAAGATCACACTAGTGTCCAGTGGAAGTGGAACTGTGGGGGCGTCCAAAGTAACTGGGGAAGTACTGGATATCCTGAGCCGCCTGCCAGAGAGTGTGGAGAGACTCACAGGCATCAGTATCTCCCAG GTAAACCACAAACCTTTGCGAACAGCCTGA
- the FLOT1 gene encoding flotillin-1 isoform X1, with protein sequence MFFTCGPNEAMVVSGFCRSPPVMVAGGRVFVLPCIQKIQRISLNTLTLNVKSEKVYTRHGVPISVTGIAQVKIQGQNKEMLAAACQMFLGKTEAEIAHIALETLEGHQRAIMAHMTVEEIYKDRQKFSEQVFKVASSDLVNMGISVVSYTLKDIHDDQDYLHSLGKARTAQVQKDARIGEAEAKRDAGIREAKAKQEKVSAQYLSEIEMAKAQRDYELKKAAYDIEVNTRRAQADLAYQLQVAKTKQQIEEQRVQVQVVERAQQVAVQEQEIARREKELEARVRKPAEAERYKLERLAEAEKSQLIMQAEAEAEAVRMRGEAEAFAIGARARAEAEQMAKKAEAFQMYQEAAQLDMLLEKLPQVAEEISGPLTSANKITLVSSGSGTVGASKVTGEVLDILSRLPESVERLTGISISQVNHKPLRTA encoded by the exons GTTTCTGCCGGAGCCCTCCAGTCATGGTGGCCGGAGGTCGGGTCTTTGTCCTGCCCTGCATCCAGAAAATCCAGAG GATCTCTCTCAACACACTGACCCTCAATGTCAAGAGTGAAAAGGTTTACACTCGCCACGGGGTCCCCATCTCAGTCACTGGTATTGCCCAG GTGAAAATCCAGGGACAAAATAAAGAGATGCTGGCAGCCGCCTGCCAGATGTTCCTGGGGAAGACAGAAGCTGAGATTGCCCACATTGCACTGGAGACTCTGGAGGGTCACCAGAGAGCTATCATGGCTCACATGACTGTGGAG GAAATCTATAAGGACAGGCAAAAATTCTCAGAGCAAGTTTTCAAAGTAGCTTCCTCAGACCTGGTCAACATGGGCATCAGTGTGGTTAGCTACACCCTGAAAGACATTCACGATGATCAG GACTATTTGCATTCATTGGGGAAAGCTCGAACAGCTCAGGTCCAAAAAGATGCTCGGATTGGAGAAGCGGAGGCCAAGAGAGATGCTGGGATCCGG GAGGCCAAAGCCAAACAAGAAAAAGTGTCTGCACAATACCTTAGTGAGATCGAGATGGCCAAAGCTCAGAGGGACTACGAGCTAAAGAAGGCTGCGTATGACATCGAGGTCAACACCCGCAGAGCACAGGCTGACCTGGCTTATCAGCTTCAG GTGGCCAAGACTAAGCAGCAGATAGAGGAGCAGCGAGTACAGGTGCAGGTGGTGGAGCGGGCCCAACAGGTGGCAGTGCAGGAGCAGGAGATTGCCCGCCGAGAAAAGGAGCTGGAGGCCCGAGTTAGGAAACCAGCAGAAGCCGAACGCTACAAACTGGAACGCCTAGCTGAGGCAGAGAA ATCCCAGCTGATCATGCAGGCAGAGGCAGAAGCTGAGGCTGTGCGG ATGCGAGGTGAAGCTGAGGCCTTTGCCATAGGAGCCCGGGCCCGAGCTGAGGCCGAACAGATGGCCAAGAAGGCAGAGGCATTCCAGATGTACCAGGAGGCGGCTCAGCTGGACATGCTGCTAGAGAAACTCCCCCAG GTGGCAGAGGAGATCAGTGGTCCCTTGACCTCAGCCAACAAGATCACACTAGTGTCCAGTGGAAGTGGAACTGTGGGGGCGTCCAAAGTAACTGGGGAAGTACTGGATATCCTGAGCCGCCTGCCAGAGAGTGTGGAGAGACTCACAGGCATCAGTATCTCCCAG GTAAACCACAAACCTTTGCGAACAGCCTGA